In Chiloscyllium plagiosum isolate BGI_BamShark_2017 unplaced genomic scaffold, ASM401019v2 scaf_1773, whole genome shotgun sequence, the following are encoded in one genomic region:
- the LOC122547871 gene encoding serine/threonine-protein kinase TAO2-like, giving the protein MLLRHHESTQEQEFRHLSVVQRTRTDLIRLQHQTELSNQLDYNKRREQELRQKHVAEIRQQPKCLKVGPGEGLQSEGERVSLEDVSRNRDPGEREIGLGGSLEDVSRVWDPREREIGLGGSLEDVSMVWDPGEREIGLGGSLEDVSRVWDPGERGSGDGSAGEVPYFELQSSRGSDAGPGPRPTPQPPVASAHSFPESYEDGLELPDVDDSRLLEEEEGEGHGVSPSASGLSAPALPQLLASPHLLCALLALLVASCPSSLLLFFLLVILLTLSQRGPQSRLGSLLVALEVVVVGLAASYVLLHLVFAVSTSFFLLLVRTVSALSVLALSFRLSLYYVPVALGAAYFFTAPGLFLSLYLLIVLVLQPARRWASAVPRKGRRFWVRLLLRLPRPVFQVAQRCGLANERSLFSVFPKAGRGLSRSRLPVLIRGRPPVRRALGPALSKMAALANRRVCGLLSGLTLRLPSPALRCLRQVGLLRPSKPSRIPMLLPREQRRAMAKARARVKLRPGVCLRPGSRGQTRNSQSLRRSGIWIP; this is encoded by the exons ATGTTACTGAGACACCACGAGTCCACGCAGGAGCAGGAATTCCGGCACTTGAGCGTGGTTCAGAGAACACGCACTGATCTGATTCGCTTACAACACCAGACTGAACTCAGTAATCAACTGGATTACAACAAGAGGAGAGAGCAGGAACTTCGCCAGAAACACGTAGCTGAGATTCGGCAGCAGCCAAAATGTCTCAAAGTAGGTCCCGGGGAGGGGCTGCAATCGGAGGGGGAGAGGGTCTCTCTGGAGGATGTGAGCAGGAACAGGGACCCTGGAGAGAGGGAGATCGGTTTAGGGGGCTCCCTGGAGGACGTGAGCAGGGTCTGGGACCCCAGGGAGAGGGAGATTGGTTTAGGGGGCTCCCTGGAGGACGTGAGCATGGTCTGGGACCCCGGGGAGAGGGAGATCGGTTTAGGGGGCTCCCTGGAGGACGTGAGTAGGGTCTGGGAC CCCGGGGAGAGGGGTAGCGGTGACGGCTCAGCAGGCGAAGTCCCGTACTTTGAGCTGCAGTCCTCCAGGGGCTCTGATGCTGGCCCAGGTCCCCGTCCCACACCACAGCCCCCAGTGGCCTCTGCCCACTCCTTCCCCGAGTCATACGAGGACGGTCTCGAACTGCCCGATGTGGACGACTCTCGActcctggaggaggaggagggggaggggcacGGGGTCTCTCCCTCAGCCTCTGGGCTGTCGGCCCCAGCCCTCCCCCAGCTGCTCGCCTCCCCTCACCTCCTGTGCGCCTTGCTGGCCCTGCTGGTAGCTTCCTGTCCCAGCTCACTGCTGCTCTTCTTCCTCCTGGTCATTCTGCTGACCCTGTCCCAGCGAGGTCCCCAGAGCCGCCTGGGATCGTTGCTGGTGGCGCtcgaggtggtggtggtgggtctGGCTGCCTCCTACGTGCTGCTGCACCTGGTCTTCGCGGTGTCCACCTCCTTCTTCCTGCTGCTGGTCAGGACGGTCAGCGCTCTGAGTGTCCTGGCGCTGAGCTTCCGCCTCTCGCTCTACTACGTCCCAGTCGCCCTGGGGGCCGCATATTTCTTCACAGCCCCCGGCCTCTTCCTGTCCCTGTACCTCCTGATCGTGCTGGTTCTGCAGCCGGCCAGGCGCTGGGCCTCTGCTGTGCCCAGGAAAGGCCGCCGCTTCTGGGTCAGGCTGCTGCTGCGGCTGCCTAGGCCGGTCTTCCAGGTGGCCCAGCGCTGCGGCCTTGCCAACGAGAGGAGCCTGTTCTCGGTCTTCCCCAAGGCGGGCCGGGGCCTGTCTCGGAGTCGTCTGCCAGTGCTGATCCGGGGACGCCCTCCCGTCAGGAGGGCCCTGGGCCCGGCCTTGTCCAAAATGGCCGCCCTCGCCAACCGGCGTGTGTGTGGCCTGCTCTCCGGTCTGACCCTCCGCCTCCCATCACCGGCCCTCCGCTGCCTGAGGCAGGTCGGTCTGCTCAGACCCAGCAAACCCAGCCGCATCCCCATGCTGTTGCCCCGGGAACAGCGCAGAGCCATGGCCAAGGCCAGGGCCAGGGTCAAGCTCAGGCCTGGGGTCTGCCTCAGGCCGGGCTCCAGGGGACAGACCCGAAACTCTCAGTCTCTCCGACGTTCGGGCATCTGGATCCCGTAG